The Mycobacteriales bacterium genomic sequence TCGACACCTCGTACCGCGACGAACTGACCCAGCGCTTCGATCTCGATCCCTCGATGAAGGTGCGGGCCTACTCGAAGGGCAACCGGCAAAAGCTGGTCCTGATCGGCGCGTTGATGACCCGGCCTGACCTGCTCCTTCTCGACGAGCCGACCAGCGGGCTCGACCCGCTCATGGAGCAGGCCTTCCGCGAGTGTGTGCACGAAGCCCGGCAGCGCGGCCAGACGGTGTTCCTGTCGTCGCACATCCTCAGCGAGGTCGAGGCGCTGTGCGACCGCGTCGCGATCCTGCGCTCGGGCCGGCTGGTGGACACCGGCACCCTGGCGCAGCTGCGGCACCTGTCGTCGCTCACGGTCGAGGCCACCTTCGACGGCACGGTCCCTGATCTGAGCCGCGTGCCCGGCGTGAGCGGGGTCGAGGTCCACGGCCAGCAGCTGCGCTGCCAGGTCCAAGGGGAGATCGAGCCGCTGTTGAAGGTGCTCGCCCACTCGCGCGTGCACGAGTTGCTGAGCCGCGAACCCTCGCTCGAAGAGCTGTTCCTCGCCCACTACGGCCCGCAGCACGAGGAACCACACGCCGATGTCCGCTGAGCTCGTGGCGCTGCCCGCGACCGGCGGCAACGCAGCGGGGCCGGCGACGGTCGCGCGGTCGGCGAGTGTGACGGCCACGCGCGCCGCGCGGCACGCAGTGCGCGCAGGGGCGGTCTGGGGCTTGGCGTTCGGCGCATACATCGCGAGTCAGGCACTCGGGTACGCGAGCGCGTACCCCACTCGCGCGCAGCGCGCGGCGCTGGCCGGCCAGTTCTCCTCGGGCGGCCTGAACGCGCTGATGGGTCCGGCTAGGGACCTGTCGACGGTCGCCGGCTACACCGCGTGGAAGAGCCTCACCGTGCTGACGATCGTCGGTTCGGTATGGGGCTTGCTCAGCGCAACCAAGATGTTGCGCGGCGAGGAGGACACGGGTCGGTGGGAGGTCCTGCTCGCCGGACGCACAACCGCGCGCCGAGCGACCGCGCAGACGCTCGTCGGGCTCGGCGCCGGGCTCGTCACGTTGTTCTCCGTCACCGCCGTAATCACGGTCATCCTCGGCCGCGGCTCCAAGGTCCCGATGGCCAGCGGCTCCGCGCTGTACTTCGCGCTGAGCGTGACCTGCGGCGCCGGCTTGTACGTCGCCGGCGGCGCACTCGCCGGGCAGTTGGTCGCCACCCGCCGCCAGGCGGCCGCACTCACGGGCGGGTTCTTCGGCGTGAGCTTCGCGCTGCGCGCAGTGGCCGACACCGTGCGGAGTCTGAGCTGGCTGCGCTGGGTGAGCCCGCTCGGCTGGGTTGAGGAACTGCGCCCGCTCACCGGATCTCACCCGCTGGCGCTCGCGCCGATCGCTGCGTCGACCGTCGCGATGGCGGCTGGCGCGATCTGGCTCGCCGGCCGCCGTGACCTCGATGCGAGTGTCTTCCCGGACCGGTCGCGAGCCCGGCCCCGCACCGCGCTGCTGACCGGCCCGATCGGGCTCGCCGTGCGGCTGGGGCGAGGCGGTCTCGCGGGCTGGCTGGCGGCGGTCCTGGCCGAGACCCTGCTCCTGACCTCTGTGACCTCGCAGGAGATCAAGACGTTGCGGCACACCTCCGGCGCGACCGGGGTGTTCACCCGGTTGAGCGGGCATGCGGCGATCGGCAAGGCCTATCTCTCGGTCGTCTTCCTGATGGTTGCGCTGGTCGTGATGCTCATGGCGGCCGGCCAGATCGTGGCCGCACGACACGAAGAGGCGGCCGGTCGGCTGGACCATCTCCTCGTGCGGCCGGTCTCCCGGACCCGGTGGTACGTCGAACGGGTGGCACTGGCCGTCGGGATCGGGTTGCTCGGTGGGCTGGTCGGCGGCGCCTGCGCGGCGGCCGTGGTGTCAGGCCAACATCTCGATGTGAGTGCCCGAAGCGTGGTCGCCGCCGGTCTCAACATGGTGCCGCCGACGGCCTGCGCGGTCGGCATCGCCGCGTTTGCGCTCGCCGTGGCGCCGCGCTTAACCGCTGCCGTCACCTACACCGTCATCACGTGGTCGTTCCTGGTCGAGCTGCTGGGCGGCATCACGGCGTCGAGCCGCTGGCTGCTCGACACCTCGCTCCTGCATCAGATGGCCGCCGCACCGGCGCGGGCGCCGAACCTGCTCAGCTCGGGACTGCTCGTGGCCGTCTCCGGCGCGTGCGTAGTCGCCGGCGCCCTGATCTTCGCCCGCCGCGACCTCGTGGACGAGTGAGCCCCCGGAAGGACCGTCTTCGGGGAGATCGGGACGTTCGACCCTGTACGCCGACCACCTCGGCTCCCACGCTCGACGTATGGGGCGCAGCACCGACGTACCCGGCGGCCGGCTCGTGGTTGTTCGCCGCGGGCCCGACGAGCACGCCCGATGAGCACGTCGACGGCGCCGGCCCGCGCCAGAACTGCGCTGCCGAGCGCGGACGTGCTCCTCACTGACGGTTCGGTAGTGACGATCCGCCCGATCTGCGAGAGCGACGCGCCTGGCGTCGGCGAGCTCTACCGGCGCACCGCTCAGGACTCGCTCCGGCTGCGCTTCTTCACCTACTCGCCACGGGCGGGGCAACAGGACATCGACCGGATGTTGCGCCCGGCCGCCGCGGATCACGATGCACTCGTCGCGGTGCAACACCAGACCGTGATCGGCGTTGGCTGCATCGAGCCGACCAACCGCCCACGGACGGCCGAGTTCGCGCTTCTTGTCGATGACCGGCTGCACGGGCACGGGGTCGGCATGCTCCTGCTCGAGCAGATGATCTCGGCCGCGCGTTTGATGGGCTACC encodes the following:
- a CDS encoding ABC transporter ATP-binding protein, coding for MSEAPIRTAGLSKRYGSVTALSDLDLELAPGEVLGYLGPNGAGKTTTIRLLLGLIHPSAGTATIFGLDARDDAVAAHRRLGYVPGEASLWPSLTGAETLHLLGRIQGRVDTSYRDELTQRFDLDPSMKVRAYSKGNRQKLVLIGALMTRPDLLLLDEPTSGLDPLMEQAFRECVHEARQRGQTVFLSSHILSEVEALCDRVAILRSGRLVDTGTLAQLRHLSSLTVEATFDGTVPDLSRVPGVSGVEVHGQQLRCQVQGEIEPLLKVLAHSRVHELLSREPSLEELFLAHYGPQHEEPHADVR